The window AAGCGAAGTAGCGCCGATCAAGCGCAGTTGCGATGTAGGCATCGGGAGCGGGGTTGGTGTGTGGATAGTCAGCCCTGGCCTATTGTCCATTGAGCCAACCGGCGCGCATTTTCGCAGCCATGGTGGCGGAGCATGTTGAATTGGCGCTGTTTGAGCAGTCACTCGGCAATATCGAAGGCCTGCATCGACCGTTCTGTGATCGTGTGGCTGACGCTGCCGAGAAAACCGCCGGCTCGGTTCTTTTCGATGTCCGTGTCGACGGCGATATCTGCGTTCAGCGCATGGCTGCGATTGGATATGGCGTCACCGGCACGGCAATAATCGTAATGGAGAAGAATGGACAACTTAGATGCGCATCGGTAAACGGCGACACCGCTCTTTTGGTGGCAGAGTTGGCTGCCTGGGATGCGTCTCCGCTGCGTGAGCGAGCGAAGATTGACCCCTGCGGAACGGCCATCATCCTGCTAGCGAAGCTTCGAAGCTCAGGTCACTTCGCCGTTCTCTAACCGGCTAAGCGCCGCTTCCTACCTTGCGGGCAAAGCAGCGGCGAGACAATGTCCGGGTGCAAGTGTGCCTGGCGTCCAACTCGTCAATTTCACCGGCTATCGAAAACACTCTAAGCAGATGGCGCGGCGGCGATGAGGCAGCAGGCGCGCGAACGGCCGCCAGCAGCAGCCTCTCGGCAGTGAGACCCGGCTTCGTCGCCGTCCTCAAACTGCTCACGGTGAACGCGGGCGCGACTGGCTCCGGCGGGATCGATCCGAACCACCCTGGCATCACCTTCGGCCCCCGCGACCCGGGCTTGCTGCTCGCAGAGCAGCATCGGTCTTCGGTGCGTGAGTAGTCGGGCTTCAAGACGGTGCCTTCGATCCATCCGGCACCGGCTCTTCCTCAGCCGTCGGCGGCTGCGGAAGCGACGCGTCCAACATGTTCATATACTCGGGGTCGGAACCAGCGTCACCGGTGATGAGCACAGGCGGAGAACGAACATCTTCAAGGAAAATCGGCCGGCGCGTCGCCTCAGAGATCACACCGTCCGCCTTCGCTTTCGCAATATCGCTCGTGATGGCGACCAGGTCGATGCCGCCCCAGATCGACTGTGGCCGCTTCACGAGCCCACGCTTCTGTTTGATCTCGACGACAAAGGGCCGCTGCTGCCTCATAGTGTTCTCGGCGGGTTTCAGGGAAGTTGCGAACGTCGTCTAGGCTGGACGCAGGCCTTCGCCCACCCGCCCCAGCGCGTTCTCCAACGGTTTTCGAAGACGTTGCTGTCGTCCAAGCCACGACTGAAGTGGCTCACCGCCGGCGCCTGGGCCCAAGCTCCCGATCTCTTGTCCTGCTGTCAGCATGACCGCCATGACGATCATATCGCCCACGCAGCCGCCTTTATTGGGCCCATCGCGAAGTCGCAAAATATGCAGAATACAATGAAGATGGTCACCACCCTGGTCCATACTCCCATGTTCCCGAGTATGTCAGATGCGTCCAACACATTTTTGGAATCGGTGACGGGCGACCGATTCATGCTGCTGATGGACTAGAGCGTCAGCATGGCGGCCACAGCGGCCGATCGGCCACCCTTCGAGCTGCCGCTCGATCATATTGATCAACTGTCGGGCGGCCGGAAGTCACGGATGGGTTGCGGCCCGGCAACCGATCGCCGACTCGGTCGATCCGGAAGCCGAGCTTGGCGCCCATGCAGATTGCGAAGGAGGTAAGAAACCTGCCGTGACCTGAGACCCTGGCGCGTCCTAATTGCAAAGGTTTACGGTCACTCGAGGAAGGACTGACTGATGGCCGCTCGATAGGAGCGGGCGAGAACAAGGCTCAACCGGAACGCTGGAGTAAGCAGATTGCTGCAAGCCGGCGCGAACCCTGGGGGAAACCAAGCTGTTTGAAAGGGAAGGCGGGGTTGGTTCCCCGCCTTTTCATATTCCGCGCAGACTTTGTCTGTTGCGCGCGCCACAACGAACCTCGAGAGATAAAGTCAGGCTGCGGCTTTCTTGCGGGTCCGCTTGGCCAGCTCCGTTTCCGGCTCTTTCGGTTTGCGGCCGAGCCCCATCGTCTTGGCCAACGCCGAGCGCTCTGCGGCGTAATTCGGCGCGACCATCGGATAATCTCCCGATAGACCCCATTTGGCGCGATATTCGTCCGGCGTCAGCCCAAAATCGGTCGACAGATGGCGCTTTAGCGATTTGAATTTCTTTCCGTCCTCAAGGCAGATGATGTAGTCCGGGGTCACCGACTTCTTGATCGGGACTGCAGGGTTAAGGACCACCGGCTCTTTTGCGGAGACGCTGCCGGCCGTGCCTTTCAGTGCTGTGTGCACTTGGCCGATCAGGGCAGGGAGTTCACCTATCGGGACCGGATTGTTGGAGACATAGGCTGAGACGACATCGGCGGTGAGCTCGATGAGAACGTCGATGTTGTTGTCGGCTTCTTCTGTCATGGAACTCTCCGGGTGGCTTGAAAGACAGCTGGCGAAGTGTCGCTACATAGTGGCGGTTGCTGTTGAAAGCAATAAAGCCCCGGCAAGACGTTTGCCATGCTCGTCCTGCACCGTGGTCAATAGCGACGCATCCCGCCGTCTTGCTCGTGCTGATCCGACCGCGGTTGGAGCATCCATGCTCGATGTGATGAGGAGGCGATCCTGAAACGCTGCCAAGCCCGTTCTAGGATCTCTTCTATGCTGAAGATCGGAATAGTTCATTCGGGAGAATTCATGTCCGGCGCGCTCGACAATGGCTGCCCCGAGAGCAGAGCTGGCCGCCTGTAAAGCAGCAGGATCGAACTCACAATGATCTGGGATCTGGTCGAGACGATTGAACAAGCATGTCGGGCGCCAAGGCGCGTGCTCACGGGGAGAGGCCCGGTGCCCAGCATCTGGAAGAGCCGGCGGCTGGCGCGTTCAGCTTCATCCTCGACCAGGCTTCGCCCCGACGACCTGCACCGCGACATTGACGGAAAGGGGAGGGGGAAGACGCCTCTGGCCAATCGTCGCCAAAAAAAGCCCGCCGGAAACGAACCGGCGGGCAACAACAGCAAGTTGACTTTTTCTGGGTGTATCAGGCGGCCAGAACAGCTTTCGGCTCGACCAGTTCGTAGCCCAGCGCTTCGGCCACCGCACGATTCGTGATCTTGCCCTTGTGGACATTGAGGCCGTTGCGCAAATGATGGTCGTCGACCAGCGCCTTGAGGCCTTTGTCGGCAAGCTGCAGGCCGTAGTGCAGCGTCGCATTGTTCAGCGCATGGGCCGAGGTGACCGGCACAGCGCCTGGCATGTTGGCGACGCAATAGTGGATGACGCCGTCGACCTCGTAGGTGGGCTCGGCGTGAGTCGTCGCATGCGAGGTCTCGAAGCAACCGCCCTGGTCGAT is drawn from Mesorhizobium japonicum MAFF 303099 and contains these coding sequences:
- a CDS encoding MucR family transcriptional regulator, giving the protein MTEEADNNIDVLIELTADVVSAYVSNNPVPIGELPALIGQVHTALKGTAGSVSAKEPVVLNPAVPIKKSVTPDYIICLEDGKKFKSLKRHLSTDFGLTPDEYRAKWGLSGDYPMVAPNYAAERSALAKTMGLGRKPKEPETELAKRTRKKAAA